The following are from one region of the Populus trichocarpa isolate Nisqually-1 chromosome 8, P.trichocarpa_v4.1, whole genome shotgun sequence genome:
- the LOC18101689 gene encoding alpha-glucan water dikinase, chloroplastic isoform X4, which produces MEPSSEQLAGKFNLDGNIEMQVFVSNSSAASIAQINIQITYSSDSLLLHWGAILDRKEKWVLPSRQPNGTTNYKNRALRSPFIKSGSNSYISIAIDDPATQAIEFLVVDEAKNKWFKDNGQNFHIKLPMREKLIIPNVSVPEELVQIQAYLRWERKGKQMYTPEQEKEEYESARFELLEEVARGTSIEDLRAKLTNKNDRCEIKEPSVSKIKNRIPDDLVQIQAYIRWEKAGKPNYSPEQQLREFEKAREELQTELYKGVSIDEIQKKITKGEIKTEESKQLQNKRYFSNERIQRKKWDIMQLVNKHAAKSVEDKVSKSAEGKASVESKVLKAVELFAKKKEEHDGGAVLNKKIFKLADKELLVLVTKPGGKVKVHLATDLEQPVTLHWALSKKAGEWLEPPPNVLPPGSISLQVAAETQLKNESSTEFSYQVQSFEMEIEKDTFIGMPFVLLSNGRWIKNNGSDFYIEFGRGSKHVQKDAGDGIGTARALLDKIAKMESEAQKSFMHRFNIAADLMDQAKDAGELGLAGIFVWMRFMATRQLIWNKNYNVKPREISKAQDRLTNLVQDIYANNPQHRELLRMIMSTVGRGGEGDVGQRIRDEILVIQRNNDCKGGMMEEWHQKLHNNTSPDDVIICQALIDCIKSDFDISVYWKTLNDNGITKERLLSYDRAIHSEPNFRRDQRDGLLRDLGNYMRTLKAVHSGADLDSAIGNCMGYRSEGQGFMVGVQTNPVPGLPSGFPELLKFLLEHVEDKNVEALLEGLLEARQELRTLLFKSKDRLKDLLFLDIALDSTVRTVIERGYEELNNARPEQKIMYFITLVLENLALSSDDNEDLIYCLKGWKLALSMSNSKSDHWALFSKSVLDRTRLALACKAEWYQNVLQPSAEYLGSLLGVDQWALNIFTEEIIRAGSAAALSTLLNRLDPILRQTAHLGSWQVISPVEAVGYVVAVDELLTVQNKTYKFPTILVAKRVKGEEEIPDGTVAVLTPDMPDVLSHVSVRARNSKVCFATCFDPDILADLKAYEGKLLHLKPTSADIAYSELKEGKLADSSSTNLKEVSPSPIKLVRKQFRGRYAISSEEFSSEMVGAKSRNISYLKGKVPSWIGIPTSVALPFGVFEKVLNEDLNWEVANKLQLLKKNLAEESSALGQIRHTVLQLAAPPQLVQELKTKMQSSGMPWPGDEGERRWEQAWMAIKKVWASKWNERAYFSTRKVKLDHDYLCMAVLVQEVINADYAFVIHTTNPSSGDSSEIYAEVVKGLGETLVGAYPGRALSFICKKNDLNTPLVLGYPSKPIGLFIKRSIIFRSDSNGEDLEGYAGAGLYDSVPMDEEEKVVLDYSSDPLITDDNFRRTILSSIARAGSAIEELYGSPQDIEGVIRDGKVYVVQTRPQM; this is translated from the exons ATGGAGCCCTCTTCTGag CAGCTTGCAGGAAAATTCAACCTTGATGGAAATATTGAAATGCAG GTTTTTGTCAGCAATTCCTCGGCTGCATCCATCGcacaaataaatattcaaatcaCTTATAGTAGTGATTCATTGCTCCTACACTGGGGTGCAATACTTGATAGAAAGGA AAAGTGGGTGCTTCCTTCTCGTCAACCAAATGGAACAACAAATTATAAGAACAGAGCCCTCCGATCTCCTTTTATAAAG tctGGTTCCAATTCTTACATCAGCATAGCGATTGATGATCCTGCAACGCAAGCTATAGAGTTTCTTGTAGTTGATGAAGCAAAGAATAAGTG GTTTAAGGATAATGGCCAGAACTTTCATATCAAGTTACCCATGAGAGAGAAGTTGATAATTCCTAATGTCTCAGTTCCTGAAGAACTTGTACAGATTCAAGCATATCTAAGGTGGGAAAGAAAGGGTAAACAAATGTATACCCCTGAGCAAGAGAAG GAGGAATATGAATCTGCTCGCTTTGAGCTATTGGAGGAAGTAGCCAGAGGTACTTCCATTGAGGATCTCCGAGcaaaactaacaaacaaaaatgataGATGTGAAATTAAGGAGCCATCTgtctctaaaataaaaaacagaatacCGGATGATCTTGTGCAAATACAAGCTTATATCAGATGGGAAAAGGCAGGGAAACCCAATTATTCTCCGGAGCAGCAACTG AGGGAATTTGAAAAGGCAAGAGAGGAGTTGCAAACTGAACTGTACAAAGGTGTCTCTATCGATGAGATTCAGAAGAAGATTACTAAAGGAGAAATCAAGACTGAGGAGTCAAAGCAACTTCAAAACAAAAGGTATTTTAGCAATGAAAGAATTCAGCGCAAAAAGTGGGACATAATGCAGCTTGTCAACAAACATGCTGCTAAATCTGTAGAGGACAAGGTTTCTAAATCTGCAGAGGGAAAAGCTTCAGTGGAATCAAAAGTCTTGAAGGCTGTTGAGCTTTTTGCTaagaagaaggaagaacatGATGGTGGTGCTGTGCTGAACAAGAAAATCTTTAAGCTTGCTGATAAGGAACTTTTG GTACTTGTAACCAAGCCTGGTGGTAAGGTGAAGGTTCATTTGGCCACTGATTTGGAACAGCCAGTTACTCTTCACTGGGCTTTATCTAAAAAGGCTGGAGAATGGTTG GAGCCACCTCCAAATGTGTTGCCTCCTGGTTCGATTTCTCTTCAGGTGGCTGCTGAAACACAGCTTAAAAATGAGTCCTCTACTGAATTTTCATACCAG GTGCAATCTTTTGAAATGGAGATTGAAAAAGATACTTTCATAGGGATGCCATTTGTCCTTTTGTCTAATGGAAGATGGATAAAGAATAATGGCTCAGacttttatattgaatttggcAGAGGATCTAAGCATGTCCAAAAG GATGCTGGTGATGGCATAGGTACTGCCAGGGCGTTGttggataaaattgcaaaaatggAGAGTGAGGCACAGAAGTCTTTCATGCACAG ATTCAATATTGCGGCAGACTTGATGGATCAAGCCAAGGATGCTGGGGAATTGGGTCTTGCTGGGATCTTTGTCTGGATGCGCTTTATGGCCACAAGGCAGCTCATATGGAATAAAAACTACAACGTCAAACCACG TGAAATCAGTAAAGCTCAGGATAGGCTTACAAACTTGGTTCAGGATATTTATGCAAACAATCCACAGCATCGGGAGCTCTTGAGAATGATTATGTCCACTGTTGGTCGAGGAGGTGAAGGGGATGTGGGACAACGTATTCGGGATGAAATCCTAGTGATACAG AGAAACAATGATTGCAAAGGTGGAATGATGGAGGAATGGCATCAGAAGTTGCATAATAACACCAGTCCTGATGATGTCATAATCTGCCAG GCATTAATTGATTGCATTAAAAGCGACTTTGACATCAGTGTGTACTGGAAAACTTTGAATGATAATGGAATAACAAAAGAGAGACTTTTAAGTTATGATCGTGCCATCCATTCCGAACCAAATTTCAGGAGAGATCAAAGGGATGGTCTCTTGCGTGATCTTGGAAACTATATGAGGACTTTGAAG gCAGTTCATTCAGGTGCAGATCTTGACTCTGCTATTGGAAATTGTATGGGCTACAGATCTGAG GGTCAAGGCTTCATGGTTGGAGTGCAAACAAATCCCGTTCCAGGCTTGCCATCTGGTTTCCCA GAATTGCTTAAATTTCTACTAGAACACGTTGAAGATAAGAATGTAGAAGCACTTCTTGAG GGTTTGCTAGAGGCTCGTCAGGAGCTTAGAACTCTTCTATTTAAGTCCAAGGATCGTCTTAAggatcttttatttttggatattgcACTTGACTCCACTGTTAGGACAGTTATTGAACGGGGTTATGAGGAATTAAACAATGCTAGACCAGAG CAGAAAATTATGTACTTCATCACTTTGGTTCTTGAAAATCTCGCACTTTCATCAGATGATAATGAAGATCTTATTTACTGCTTGAAG GGATGGAAACTTGCACTAAGTATGTCAAATAGCAAAAGTGACCACTGGgcgttattttcaaaatcagtcCTTGACAGAACTCGCCTTGCCCTTGCTTGCAAAGCAGAATGGTACCAGAATGTTTTGCAACCATCAGCGGAGTATCTTGGATCATTGCTTGGAGTGGACCAGTGGGCT CTGAACATATTCACTGAAGAAATCATCCGTGCTGGATCAGCTGCAGCATTATCTACACTTCTTAATCGACTTGATCCAATTCTTCGGCAGACTGCTCATCTAGGAAG CTGGCAGGTTATTAGCCCAGTTGAAGCTGTTGGATATGTTGTTGCTGTGGATGAGTTGCTCACTGTGCAGAATAAAACTTACAAGTTCCCAACAATCTTAGTTGCAAAACGagtaaaaggagaagaagaaattccgGATGGTACAGTTGCTGTGCTGACACCCGATATGCCTGATGTGCTATCTCATGTTTCTGTGCGAGCAAGAAACAGCAAG GTTTGCTTTGCTACATGCTTTGATCCTGATATTCTGGCCGACCTTAAAGCATATGAAGGGAAATTGTTGCATCTGAAACCAACTTCGGCAGATATAGCATATAG TGAACTAAAGGAGGGCAAGCTAGCAGATTCAAGTTCAACTAACTTGAAAGAAGTCAGTCCTTCACCTATAAAGTTGGTCAGAAAGCAGTTCAGAGGCAGATATGCCATATCTTCTGAGGAGTTTAGCAGTGAAATG GTTGGTGCCAAATCACGCAACATCTCatatttgaaaggaaaagtGCCGTCTTGGATCGGGATTCCTACATCAGTTGCTTTACCATTTGGAGTTTTTGAGAAGGTTCTAAACGAGGATTTGAATTGG GAAGTGGCCAATAAGTTGCAACTGTTGAAGAAAAACTTGGCAGAAGAGTCTAGTGCTCTTGGACAGATTCGCCATACAGTTTTACAGCTGGCTGCACCACCACAGTTG GTCCAAGAGCTGAAGACCAAGATGCAAAGTTCTGGGATGCCATGGCCTGGTGACGAAGGTGAACGAAGATGGGAGCAAGCATGGATGGCTATAAAGAAG GTCTGGGCTTCAAAATGGAATGAAAGGGCATACTTCAGCACAAGAAAAGTAAAGTTAGACCATGATTATCTCTGCATGGCTGTCCTAGTTCAGGAAGTAATAAATGCTGATTATGCATTTGTTATTCATACAACCAATCCATCTTCGGGGGATTCATCTGAGATATATGCTGAG GTGGTGAAGGGTCTTGGAGAAACTCTAGTTGGAGCTTATCCTGGCCGTGCATTGAGTTTTAtctgcaagaaaaatgatttaaacACTCCTCTG GTGTTGGGTTACCCGAGCAAACCCATTGGGCTTTTTATAAAACGTTCTATTATCTTCCGATCTGACTCCAATGGTGAAGATCTAGAAGGTTATGCCGGTGCAGGCCTTTATGATAG TGTGCCAATGGATGAAGAAGAGAAGGTTGTGCTCGACTATTCATCTGATCCATTGATCACTGATGATAACTTTCGACGAACAATCCTCTCTAGCATCGCTCGTGCAGGAAGTGCAATTGAAGAGCTGTATGGATCTCCTCAAGACATTGAAGGTGTAATACGTGATGGTAAGGTCTATGTAGTTCAGACAAGACCCCAGATGtga